One window of Novipirellula aureliae genomic DNA carries:
- a CDS encoding aminotransferase class III-fold pyridoxal phosphate-dependent enzyme, whose protein sequence is MVQSQSATHTSTHADSLRRDPRIAEAKRLIAEAVSDHGAQLDHVRGPSEPLRPQYERLLERLQTVRGGAPIWPYLSSGLGHELYVELADGSVKLDMIGGIGVHGCGHSHPNIIDAAIDGALEDTVMQGNLQQHPPTVEMCERLISMASSSGARLDHCLLSTSGAMANENALKIALHHKAPADRILAFDNAFAGRSLALAALTDRPNYRIGLPLALQVDYLPFRSATNPELSRQCAVDELHRLLKRHPGRYAAFWAEPIAGEGGYYPGSHDFFKALCVPLREAGIPIIFDEIQTFSRTTRPFAFQHYKLDEFADIVTVGKITQVCATLYGKDFVPKGPVLSQTFTGASASIAAGLATLDALEANGCFGAEGTNVKRSRYFAEKLTELSEKYPKQMQGPFGEVMMLVFTPGDGSFEHAKALLDIMYEVGLLGFVCGSNPTRIRFLPPPTITTHEHIDAAIELLDKALQKWKLSMS, encoded by the coding sequence GTGGTTCAATCTCAATCAGCAACTCATACTTCCACTCATGCGGATTCGCTGCGTCGCGACCCTCGAATTGCAGAGGCCAAACGCTTGATCGCTGAGGCGGTTTCCGATCATGGTGCTCAACTCGACCATGTTCGGGGGCCGAGTGAGCCCCTACGTCCGCAGTACGAGCGATTGCTCGAGCGACTCCAAACCGTTCGCGGTGGAGCACCCATTTGGCCCTACTTATCATCGGGGCTCGGACACGAACTCTATGTCGAATTGGCAGACGGCAGTGTCAAGCTCGATATGATCGGCGGGATTGGTGTCCATGGATGCGGGCACAGCCATCCCAATATCATTGACGCTGCCATCGACGGAGCACTCGAGGACACCGTGATGCAAGGTAACTTGCAACAACATCCACCAACGGTCGAAATGTGCGAACGGTTAATCTCGATGGCCAGCAGCAGTGGTGCCCGATTGGATCATTGTTTGCTATCGACAAGTGGTGCGATGGCGAACGAGAACGCACTGAAGATTGCACTCCATCACAAGGCCCCGGCCGATCGAATCCTTGCTTTTGACAATGCCTTTGCAGGCCGTTCGTTGGCCTTGGCTGCACTGACCGATCGTCCAAATTACCGCATCGGTTTACCACTCGCGTTACAAGTCGACTATTTGCCATTTCGTAGTGCCACAAATCCCGAGCTCAGTCGGCAGTGCGCCGTTGACGAATTGCATCGATTGTTAAAACGTCACCCCGGTCGATACGCCGCATTTTGGGCGGAACCGATTGCAGGAGAAGGCGGCTACTATCCTGGCAGTCATGATTTCTTCAAAGCGCTTTGCGTCCCACTTCGCGAAGCAGGCATCCCTATCATCTTCGATGAAATTCAAACCTTCTCTCGTACTACAAGACCATTTGCGTTCCAACATTACAAACTCGATGAGTTTGCCGATATCGTGACGGTTGGAAAAATTACACAGGTTTGTGCAACGCTCTACGGCAAAGATTTTGTACCAAAGGGTCCGGTGCTAAGTCAAACGTTCACCGGAGCGTCCGCGTCGATTGCGGCGGGTCTCGCTACCCTCGACGCGCTGGAAGCAAACGGTTGCTTCGGAGCTGAGGGAACGAACGTGAAGCGAAGTCGCTATTTTGCAGAAAAGTTGACGGAGCTATCTGAAAAATACCCCAAACAGATGCAAGGTCCATTTGGTGAAGTGATGATGCTTGTCTTTACCCCAGGTGACGGCAGCTTTGAACACGCTAAGGCTTTGCTGGATATCATGTACGAGGTAGGCTTGTTAGGGTTCGTTTGCGGATCCAATCCTACTCGTATCCGATTCCTGCCGCCACCGACGATCACGACCCATGAACACATTGATGCCGCGATCGAATTACTTGACAAAGCACTCCAAAAGTGGAAACTCTCGATGAGTTGA
- a CDS encoding FliA/WhiG family RNA polymerase sigma factor, with product MAATVTTDEEILQVWKDFKQITKDSPDYEDLRNRLVERYMPLVRYNGERIWQRLPDGVELDDLISAGIFGLMDAIDAYDMERGVKFETYCVPRIRGAMLDELRTMDWVPRLVRSKASKLALAKKELETKFGRAPTNQELSEKMEISIAELEKMLTEANAVGVVSLNKKWYETDSYKDVREIDVLEDKKGEDPTIRVQKNDLMRLVTKGLNRNERLIIILYYYEELTMKEIGATLDLSESRVSQMHTSIVNRLQSQLGPRRVEFGA from the coding sequence ATGGCAGCCACAGTCACAACCGATGAAGAAATCCTACAAGTCTGGAAAGATTTCAAGCAGATCACCAAAGATTCGCCGGATTACGAAGATTTACGCAATCGGTTAGTCGAACGGTATATGCCGCTCGTCCGCTACAACGGCGAACGGATTTGGCAACGTTTGCCCGATGGCGTCGAACTCGACGACCTCATCAGTGCTGGTATCTTCGGTTTGATGGATGCCATCGATGCTTACGATATGGAACGGGGCGTCAAGTTCGAAACGTACTGCGTTCCACGAATCCGTGGAGCAATGCTAGACGAGCTTCGCACGATGGACTGGGTTCCTCGACTCGTTCGTAGCAAAGCAAGCAAATTGGCTTTGGCTAAGAAAGAACTCGAGACCAAGTTTGGGCGCGCTCCGACCAATCAAGAGCTTTCTGAGAAGATGGAAATCTCGATTGCTGAACTCGAAAAGATGCTAACCGAAGCCAACGCGGTCGGTGTCGTTTCACTTAATAAGAAGTGGTACGAAACGGACAGCTACAAAGACGTTCGCGAAATCGATGTTCTTGAGGACAAGAAGGGTGAAGACCCAACAATTCGCGTCCAAAAGAACGATTTGATGCGTTTGGTAACCAAAGGACTCAATCGCAACGAGCGCTTAATCATCATTCTTTACTACTACGAAGAATTGACGATGAAAGAGATCGGAGCGACGTTGGATTTATCCGAATCGAGAGTGAGTCAGATGCACACATCGATCGTCAACCGATTGCAATCGCAGTTAGGCCCGCGCCGAGTCGAATTCGGGGCGTAA